Genomic DNA from Modestobacter versicolor:
CACCCGGGCGGCGCTGAAGACGTCGGCGGCCTCGGTGGCCGAGCAGCGCAGCACCGAGCCGTCGGCGAGGACCAGCTCCAGCGCGCGCAGCTGGGTGGCCAGCCCGCCGAACTCCGCGCCGGTGCCGTGGGTGCCGGTGGACAGCGCGCCGGCGACGGTCTGCCGGTCGATGTCGCCGAGGTTGGTCAGCGCCCAGCCGCGGGCGGCGAGCTCGGCGTTGAGCCGGTGCAGCGGCATGCCGGCCTGCACGGTGACCAGCCCGTCGGCGGTGACGTCGACCAGGCCGGCGTGCCGGTCGAGCACCAGCTGCACGTGCTCGGGCCGGCCGATGGCGGAGAAGGAGTGCCCGCTGCCGATCGGGCGGACCCGCCGACCGGCGGCGACCGCCGCGCGCACGGCGGCGGCGATCGCGTCGGTGCCCTCGGGGTGGACGGCGTCGAAGCCGGTCGCCGTCTGGTTGCCCGCCCAGTTGCGCCACCTCTGCGTACCCGGCACGCGACCTCCCGACTGCGGTGTAGGGCGGCAGCCTGACGGGCGGGGCAGGTCGGGTCAAGGGAGTGGGACGCTTGACCCACTCGTGTCGCGACCGGGATGCTGCGCTCCCATGACGCTCGCGCCGCTCAGGGAGTCCGACCCGGCCGCTGCCCGGGCCCGGCTGGACGCAGCCACCGGCGAGCTGGACCCGCCGCTGGCCGTGGTGGACCTGGACGCGCTCGACGCCAACGCCGACGACCTGGTGCGCCGGGCCGCCGGCCGGCCGATCCGGGTGGCGAGCAAGTCGGTGCGCAGCCGGGCGGTGCTGCGCCGGGTGCTCGCCCGGCCGGGCTTCGCCGGGGTGCTCGGGTACACCCTGGCCGAGGCGCTGTGGCTGGCCGGCGGGGACGACCCGGTCAGCGACGACGTCGTCGTCGGCTACCCGACCGTCGACCGCGGGGCGCTGCGCCGGCTGGCCGCCGACGAGCAGGCCGCGGCCCGGGTGACGCTGGTGGTCGACTCGGTCGAGCAGCTCGACGTGCTGGACGCCGTCGCGCCGCCCGGGTCCCGCCCGACCGTGCGGGTCTGCCTGGACCTGGACGCCTCGTGGCGGCTCGGGCCCGCGCACGTCGGCGTCCGCCGGTCACCGGTGCACACCCCGGACCAGGCGCACGCCCTCGCCCGCGCGCTGGTCGCCCGGCCGGGGATCGCGCTGGTGGGCGTGATGGCCTACGAGGCGCAGATCGCCGGGGTGGGCGACTCCCCCGCCGGCCGGCCGCTGCGCGGGCTCGCCGTCCGCGGGATGCAGCAGGCCTCCGCCCGCGAGCTGGCCGCGCGGCGGGCCGCCGCGGTGGCCGCGGTGCGCGAGGTGACCGAGCTGGAGTTCGTCAACGGCGGCGGCACCGGCAGCCTGGAGCGGACCGCGGCCGAACCGGCCGTCACCGAGCTCGCGGCCGGCTCGGGGCTCTACTCCCCCACCCTCTTCGACGCCTACCGGGCCTTCCGCGGCAGGCCGGCGGCGCTGTTCGCGCTGCCGGTGACCCGCCGTCCCGGCGCCGGGATGGTGACCGTGGCCGGCGGCGGATGGATCGCCTCGGGTCCGGCCGGTGCCGACCGGGTGCCCACGCCGACCTACCCGGCCGGGCTGCAGCTGGTGCCGACCGAGGGCGCGGGCGAGGTGCAGACACCGCTGCGCGGCCCGGGGACGGCGGGGCTGCGGGTGGGCGACCGGGTGTGGTTCCGGCACGCCAAGGCCGGTGAGCTGTGCGAGCGGGTCGACGTCCTGCACGCCGTGGCCGGCGACGCCGTCGTCGACGCGCTGCCCACCTACCGCGGCGAGGGCATGACCTTCGGCTGAGCGCCTCCCTGGCGTGTTGATCATGGGCTCGTGGACGGCGACACGGCCGGACACGCCGCCGACCCGCACCAGACGCCTATGATCAACACCCGCGACAGATGTCAGCCCTCAGCGGGTGCGCTGCACGCGGCCCTCGTCGAACACCGGCTCCGGCGTCTCCCGCACCCGGCCGTCGGAGCCGAACACCAGGAACCGGTCGAAGGTGCGGGCGAACCAGCGGTCGTGGGTCACCGCGACGACGGTGCCGTCGAACGCGCCGAGCGCCTCCTCCAAAGACTCGGCCGACAGCACGTCGAGGTTGTCGGTCGGCTCGTCGAGCAGCAGCAGGGTGGCGCCGGAGAGCTCGAGCAGCAGCACCTGGAACCGGGCCTGCTGCCCGCCGGACAGCGACCGGAACAGCTGGTCGCCGGAGTCGGCCAGCCCGTACCGGCGCAGCGCCGCCATCGCCCGGCCGCGGTCGACGCCCGGGCGCCCCGGCTCGCCGTGCCACAGCAGGTCGACCAGCGTGCGCTCCAGCCACTCGGGGTGGGCGTGGGTCTGGGCGAAGAAGCCGGGGACGACGCGCGCGCCCAGCCGCCAGCCGCCGGTGTGCGCGACGTCCTGGCCGGCCAGCAGCCGCAGGAAGTGCGACTTCCCCGCGCCGTTGGAGCCCAGCACCGCCACCCGGTCGCCGTACTCGATCTCGACGTCGAAGGGCCGCATGAGCCCGGACAGCTCCAGCTGCTCGGCGACCACGACCCGCACGCCGGTGCGACCACCGCGCAGCCGCATCGTCACGTGCTGCTCCGGAGGCGGGGGCGGTGGGGCACCGGCGGCCTCGTACTTGGCCAGCCGGGTCTGCATGGCGTGGTACGTCGACGTCATCGCCGGGGAGTTCTTCGCCTGCTGCTGCAGGGTGCGCACCAGCTCGACCAGCCGCTCGTGCTCCTCGTCCCAGCGCTTGCGGAGCTCGGCCATCCGCTCGTGCCGGGCGGTGCGGGCGGCCGGGTAGCTGGTCCAGCTGCCGCCGTGCGTCCACGCCGTCCCGCCCTCGACGGTCACCACCCGGTCGGCGACGCGGGCGAGCAGCTCGCGGTCGTGGCTGACGAACAGCACGGTCTTGCGGGTCTCCAGCAGCCGCTCCTCGAGCCAGCGCTTGCCCGGGACGTCGAGGTAGTTGTCCGGCTCGTCGAGCAGCAGCACCTGGTCCGGCCCGCGCAGCAGCGTCTCCAGGGCCAGCCGCTTCTGCTCGCCGCCGGAGAGGGTGCTGAGCTCGCGGTACTTGCACCCGTCGTAGGGCACGCCCAGCGCGGCGACGGTCACGGTGTCCCAGGTGACCTCGACGTCGTAGCCGCCGACGTCGCCCCAGTGCCCGAGCGCGTTCGCGTACGCCATCTGGGTGGGCTCGTCGTCGTCCTCCATCATCGCCAGCTCGGCGGCCTCGACGGCGTCCCAGGCCTGCCGGACGGCGGGCGGGGCGAGGTCGACGAGGAACCGCTGGACGGTGGTGTCGTCGCGCACCGAGCCGATGAACTGGCGCATGACGCCGAGCCCCCCGACGAGCGCGACCGAGCCGGCGTCCGGCGTCAGGTCACCGGTGATGATCCGCAGCAGCGTGGTCTTGCCTGCACCGTTCTCCCCGACCAGCGCGGCGACCGCACCCTCACCGACCCGGAAGGAGACGTCGTCGAGCAGCACCCGCCCGTCCGGCAAGGTGAGCCGGATGCCGGAGACGTCGACGTAGCCCATGCGCCCATCATCCGGCCCGCGGCAAACGCGTTCGCACGGCCACGGCTAGCGTCCCGCGGATGGGCCTGTTCCGAGGGAAGCGACCGCCGGCGGACCGGCGGTACCGGTGGCCGGCGGGCGCGCGCCCGCCGACGGAGTTCGTCGGCGTCGCACCCGGGTCGGCCGGCTTCCCCCACGAGTTCGACACGGCCGACGGCGTCCCGGTCCGACTGCACGACATGGCGTTCCTCGGCATGGAGCACCAGGTGCGGCCGCCGACCCTGCGGCTGCGCTTCCGCTACGACGACCCGACGTGGACCCCGTCCGAGGCGGAGGGGACGCCGGTCGCAGTCCTGGAGTTCACCGGGGTGCTCATCCGGCAGTGGGAGGACGAGCACGACCTGTACGAGCTGCCGGAGGACGTGCGGGCCCAGGTGCGCAGCTTCGACTGGTACGAGCCGACCAGCACCTTCTCGCTGCTGACGACCGGCACCAGGCTGCTCTTCTCCGCCTCCCGGCTCGCCGTCCGCCTCGAGGCGCCACCTGCCGGGTGAGCGGTTGCGGTCGCCGCGGACGGCGGGTCGGCCCGTGTCGGTGACCGCCACTGCTCAGTCGGCGGAGCGTTCAGCCGCTGTAGTGGTTGCGGCCCTCGGCGGTGCTGGCCACCGCGTCGCGCACCAGCTGGTCCAGTGCCACGGTGTCGACCCGGTCCAGCGAGGTGAACCGGATGCAGCTCTTCCCGCACGAGACCTTGCCGAGCTGGGCCGCCCGGGACTCGGCGAGGTACTCCCCGTCGACCACGGCACAGACGTAGACAGAGAGGTGGCGCTTCTGGGCCGCCAGCGCGATCAGCGGCCAGGTGGTGGTCTCCTTGGCCGACCTCGGCCGGTAGGGCATCAGCCCGTACCCGAGCACGGCGCCGCTGCCCATCGGCACCAGCTGGCGGTCGATGCCCGGCGCCGCTGCCTGCACCAGGGCATCGACCCGGCGCAGCTCCTCCGCCCGGTCACCCGCGGCGGCGAACCAGTCGTCGACGTCCATGACCGGCCGGCCTCAGAGCAGGGTGCCGAGCAGGACGGCGGCTGCAGCGAGCACCATCGCCGCCACGATGATCCCGGCGACCATGCGCTGCCGCCGCCGTCCGTCCGGGCCCAGGTTGCCCATCCCCATCATGGGCGCACGGTACGTCCTCAGCCGACGGTGATCGAGTCCATCCGTCCTCGCAGGAACTGGCCCGCGGTGACCGGCACGTACCGGGTCGGGCCCGCCGCTGCGGTGGGCAGCGTCCCGACCACGGCGAGCGGGTCGGCCACCTGGGCGAACACCAGCGACAGCAGCTCCTCGGTCGGCACCTCCACCGGCGGCGGCAGCACCCGGTGCGGGGTGGAGCGCCAGCGGTCGCCGGTCCACCGCGCCAGCAGGTCGCCGGCGTTCACGGTCAGCGCGCCGGGCACGTACGGGGCGTCGACCCACTCGCCGTCCAGCGTGCGCACCTGCAGCCCACCGGAGCCGGGCTCGCGGTCCAGCACGGTGAGCGTGCCGACGTCGGTGTGCGGCCCCCTCCGCAGCTGACCGGGCAGCACCGGCCCCACCGCCGACCGGGCCGGGTACCAGGTGAGGTCGACGCTCCAGGTGCCGCCGGCGCAGCGGCCGGCGAAGTAGTCGTCGTCCAGGTCGAGCGCGAGGGCGCAGACCCGGAGCAGGTCGTCGGCGAGCCGGGCGCAGCAGTCGGAGAAGGCGGTCGCCGCGGCCGGCAGGCCGGGGGTCGACGCCGGCCAGCTGTTGGGCCCGAACCACTCCTCCTCCGAGGTGCCCAGCACGGCGGGCGGCACCTGCTCCGGACCGAAGGTGAACGACTCCCGGAGGTCCGGCGGCACGGTCGACCCGTCGGACGCCGTCGCCGCGGCGCCCGGCGGGACCCAGCCGCGCCCGCCCGGGAAGCAGGCCAGCTCGGCCTTCTCCGTCGGCGGCAGCGCGAAGAACGGCCGGACCTCCGCGCGCAACCGGTCGCGCAGCGCGGCGCCCACCGGGTGGCCGGTGACCAGCAGGAAGCCCACCTCGCAGAGGGCGCGGTCGACGTCGGTGGCCACCTGGCGGCGCCCGGCCGGGCTGCCCTCGTACCAGGGCGTCAGGTCGACCAGCGGGACGGCGGTCATCGGTTTCCTCCGGATCGGCTGCGCCCGAACCTAGGGACCGGTCGTTGCCTCCGGATGACGTCGCGGTGACAGTGCTGCAGGGTGGGGACCGTGGCCGTCTCCGAGACGATCCGGTTGGTGCCGTTCGAGCCCGAGCTGCTCCCGTCCGTGCTGCCGTGGTTCGACCACCCCGAGGTGCAGCGCCGGCTGGGCGGCCGGTCGTGGCCGCAACGCGAGCTGGTGCTCCGCAGCACCGTCTGGGCCGAGGAGTTCCGCGGCCGCCGGGTCCTGCGCTCGCACAGCTTCGTCGTCCTGGACGACGCGGGCACCCCGGTCGCGCAGATCGGCGGCGACGTCTACGACCGGTGGACGCGGTGGGACCCGGTCGGCGAGCAGGTGACCGCGGTCGACCACCGCCGCACCGCGGGGGCCGCCTACGTCGTCGACCCGCGGCGCTGGGGCCGCGGCCTCGGCACGGCGGCGCTGCGGGCGTTCGTCGCCGCGCCGGAGCTCGCGGACGTCGAGCAGTTCGTGCTGGGCATCGAGCCGGACAACGCGGCCAGCCTGGGCGCTGCACGCGCGGCCGGATTCCGGTCCCTCACCACCGAGCCGGACGCCGAGGACATGGTCTACCTGCACCGGGTGCGCTGAGACCGTCGGTCCCGGGTGCCAGGCTGGGCGCGTGGACGAGCTCTCACAGCTGCGGATGGCCGCCCAGCGGCTGGTCGGGCCGCGCGCCCCCAGCCCGGTCGAGGCGGTGCGCTGGCTGACCGCCGTGCAGGGCCAGGACCTCCCCGGCGCGCTCACCTCGGTGGCGCTGCGGACGCAGCAGGGCACCCGCGCGGCGGTGGCGGCCGCGCTGGACGCCGGGGAGGTGGTGCGCTCCTGGCCGATGCGCGGCACCCTGCACCTCGTCGCCGCCGAGGACCTGCCGTGGCTGCTCGAGCTGCTGGCCCCCAAGGTGCTCGCCGGGGCGGCCGGGCGGCGGGCGGTCGTGGGGCTCACCGACGCCGACGTCGCGCGGGCCCGCGACGTCGCCCTGGCCGCGCTGAGCGGTGGACGACGGCTGGGCCGCGCCGAGCTGCTCGCGGCGCTGGCCGAGGGCGGGGTGCGCACCGAGGGCCAGCGCGGCTACCACCTGCTCTGGTGGCTGGCCCAGACCGGGCTGACCTGCCTCGGCCCCACGGCGGACGGCGACCAGCAGTTCGTGCTGCTCGACGAGTGGGTGCCCGCACCCCGCCGGCTGGAGCGGGAGGAGGCGCTGGGCGAGCTGGCGCTGCGCTTCTTCGCCTCGCACGGCCCGGCGACGGTGAAGGACCTCGCCCGCTGGGCGGGCATCGGGGTCCGCGACGTCCGGGCCGGCCTCGCGGTGGCGGCGCCTGGACTGGAGCGGCTGGACGTCGACGGCACCGAGCACTGGCTGGACCCGGCCACCCCCGGGCGGCTGGCCGCGGCCCGCGCCGAGGCGGCGGCGGTGCACCTGCTGCCCGGCTTCGACGAGCTGGTGCTGGGCTACGCCGACCGCAGCTGCACGGTGCCGCCCGAGCACGCCCAGCGGATCGTGCCGGGCAACAACGGCATGTTCCGGTCGACCGCCGTGCACGCCGGCACCGTCGTCGGCGTCTGGCGCACCGGCCGGGGCAAGGCCCGCCCGATCGAGCTGGAGCCGTTCGGCGAGGTGCCCGCCGACGTCCTCGCCGCCGTGCACGAGCGGTACGCCGCGCTGCCGTAGCGGTTGCAGCGCGCACCGGCGGGGCACGGCAGGGCCATGGAGCACACCCGCCTCGGCACCACCGGCCTGCAGGTCTCCCGGATCTGCCTCGGGATGATGAGCTTCGGCGACCCGGCCCGCGGCGGCCATCCCTGGAGCCTGCCCGAGGAGGAGAGCCGGGCGGTCATCAAGCGGGCGCTGGACGCCGGGATCACCTTCTTCGACACCGCGAACGTCTACTCCGCCGGCTCCAGCGAGGAGATCACCGGGCGGGCGCTGGCCGACTTCGCCGACCGGGAGGACGTCGTCCTGGCCACCAAGGTGCACGGCCGGATGCGGCCGGGCCCGAACGGCGCCGGGCTCTCGCGCAAGGCCGTCCTCGCCGAGCTCGACGCCAGCCTCACCCGGCTGGGCACCGACTACATCGACCTCTACCAGATCCACCGCTGGGACCCGGCCACCCCGATCGAGGAGACCCTCGAGGCGCTGGACTCCGCCGTCCGGTCGGGCAAGGTGCGCTACCTCGGCGCCTCCAGCATGTGGGCCTGGCAGTTCAGCAAGGCGCTGCACCTGGCCGGCGAGCACGGCTGGCACCGCTTCGTCTCGATGCAGGACCACTACAACCTGCTGCACCGCGAGGAGGAGCGGGAGATGCTGCCGCTCTGCGCCGACGAGGGCATCGGCGTGATCCCGTGGAGCCCGCTGGCCCGCGGCCGGCTCACCCGCGACTGGGACGAGACGACGAACCGGTCGGAGACCGACGAGTTCGGCAGGAAGCTCTACAACGACGCCGACCGGGTGATCGTCGAGCGGGTCGCCGAGGTGGCCGAGGCCCGCGGCGTGCCGCGGGCCCAGGTGGCGCTCGCCTGGGTGCTCAGCAAGCCGGTGGTGACCGCCCCGATCGTGGGCGTCACCAAGGACCGGCACCTGGACGACGCCGTGGCCGCCGTCGACCTGCGGCTGAGCGCCGAGGAGATCGCCCGGCTGGAGGAGCCCTACACGCCGCACGAGGTGGTCGGCTTCTCCTGAGCGGGAGCCGGGGGTGACCCAGCTCGCCCGCCCACGGTGACCCGCGTCGACGACAGCGCCGCGGCCGGCGGGAGACGATGAGGGCCGTGTCCGGCTCCCCGTCCCCGCTGCGCCGGGCGGCGCCGCACGTCCTCGGCCCGCCGCTGCCGGCGCCACGCGCGCTGTGGGCGGCGCACGGCCGCCGGGCGCTGTCCGCGGGGTTCTGCGTCACCGCCCCGCTGGCGCTGTTCGTGCTGCTGGACCGCGCGGACCTCGGCGCGGCCGCGGCGCTGGGCGGCTTCACCGCGGTGTACGGCCACGCCCTGCCCTACCGGCGCCGGGCCGCCGTCTCCGCCGGCGTGGCCCTCGTGCTCGTCGCGGCGGTCGCCCTCGGCGGGCTGACCGGGCCGCACCCGTTCCTGCTCGCCGCGGTGCTCGGCCTGCTGGCCGCGGGCGCGACGGCGGCGACCGCGGTGTGGCACGTCGGCCCGCCCGGACCGCTGATGGCGGTGCTGGTCGGCGGCAGCGCGAGCGCGCTGGGGGCCTCCCCCGCCCAGCTGGGCCAGCACGTCGCCGCCGCCGCGGGGGCGGCGACGCTGGCCTGGCTCGTGGTCATGGCCCCCTGGCTCGTCGACCCGGCCGGTCCCGAGCGGCGCGCGGTGGCGGCAGCCGAGGCAGCGGTCGCCGCCGGCACCCCGCGGGACGGTCGGCCGGACCCGGTGGCCCGCGCCGTGCGGGTGGCGCACGCCGCCGTGGCCGGGGGCAGCCGGCGGCGGCCGTCGCTGCGGCCGCGGCTGGAGGAGGTCGAGACCCGGTTCATGCAGGCGCTGCCGGCCACCGACCCCGCCGTCCCGGACCCCGGGCACGGCGTCCTCCCCCGGCGGCACCCCCCGCTGTGGCTGCCGACCGCCGCGCGCCTCGGCGTGGGCGCCTGGTCCGCCGGCACGCTGGCCGCCGCGCTCGACCTGCACAGCCCTTACTGGGCCGCGACCGCCGCCGTCGCCGTGCTGCTGGGCACGGACGCTCGGCACACCCGGGCCCGGGCGCTGCACCGGGTCACCGGGACCCTGCTCGGCACCATCCTGACCGCGGCGCTCTTCTGGCTGGACCTGCCGGCCGGTCCGACCGTCGCGCTCATCGGGCTGATGCTCGTCTGCGTCGAGCTGCTGGTGGTCAACCAGTACGTGCTGGCCGTCTCGCTGATCACCCCGGTCTCGCTCTCGCTGGTGCACCTGGGCGCCGGCAGCCCGCCCGGCGCCGACCTGATCGCCATCCGGCTCGGCGAGACGCTGGTCGGCATCGCCGTCGGGCTGGCGGCCGGGCTGCTGCTGTTCCCGCGCACCGGCAGCCGCCGGCTCCCCGCCGCGATCGGGACGACGGAGCGGCTGGCCCTCGCCGCGGCCGCGGCCGCACCCGGCACGCCCGCCGACCGCGCGCTGCGCGACTCGCTCGTGGCGCAGCACGAGGTGGCGACGGCGGCCCGCGCCGAGCTGTTCGCCGCCCCGGGGGCCGACGCCGCGCTCCGGCGCTCCCGGCAGGTGGCCGACCTCGGCTGGGCGCTGCTGGGCGCCCGGGCCCGCGGCGAGGACGCGCTGGCCGCCTGGGTCGCCGCCCGGGTGCGACGCGACCTCGGCCGCGGCTGAGCTCAGGCGGGCAGGCCGACCAACGCGGCCGAGCGCTCCCACAGCTCCCGGGCACGCACGTCGTCCCGGGCCGAGGGCAGGGTGGCCGCGCGGGACCGGTCGGCGTGGTGGCCGCCGTCGCGCCAGCCGTCGTCCGCCGTGGCCAGCCAGACCAGGGTGTCCGCTCCCTGCGCGGGCGTGCGCAGGAACGCGGTCAGCGGCGTGCGGAAGGCCAGCCCGGTGACCCCGCCCGCCCGGCCGAACGACGTCGCGACCGCCCCGGG
This window encodes:
- a CDS encoding amino acid deaminase/aldolase — translated: MTLAPLRESDPAAARARLDAATGELDPPLAVVDLDALDANADDLVRRAAGRPIRVASKSVRSRAVLRRVLARPGFAGVLGYTLAEALWLAGGDDPVSDDVVVGYPTVDRGALRRLAADEQAAARVTLVVDSVEQLDVLDAVAPPGSRPTVRVCLDLDASWRLGPAHVGVRRSPVHTPDQAHALARALVARPGIALVGVMAYEAQIAGVGDSPAGRPLRGLAVRGMQQASARELAARRAAAVAAVREVTELEFVNGGGTGSLERTAAEPAVTELAAGSGLYSPTLFDAYRAFRGRPAALFALPVTRRPGAGMVTVAGGGWIASGPAGADRVPTPTYPAGLQLVPTEGAGEVQTPLRGPGTAGLRVGDRVWFRHAKAGELCERVDVLHAVAGDAVVDALPTYRGEGMTFG
- a CDS encoding ABC-F family ATP-binding cassette domain-containing protein; its protein translation is MGYVDVSGIRLTLPDGRVLLDDVSFRVGEGAVAALVGENGAGKTTLLRIITGDLTPDAGSVALVGGLGVMRQFIGSVRDDTTVQRFLVDLAPPAVRQAWDAVEAAELAMMEDDDEPTQMAYANALGHWGDVGGYDVEVTWDTVTVAALGVPYDGCKYRELSTLSGGEQKRLALETLLRGPDQVLLLDEPDNYLDVPGKRWLEERLLETRKTVLFVSHDRELLARVADRVVTVEGGTAWTHGGSWTSYPAARTARHERMAELRKRWDEEHERLVELVRTLQQQAKNSPAMTSTYHAMQTRLAKYEAAGAPPPPPPEQHVTMRLRGGRTGVRVVVAEQLELSGLMRPFDVEIEYGDRVAVLGSNGAGKSHFLRLLAGQDVAHTGGWRLGARVVPGFFAQTHAHPEWLERTLVDLLWHGEPGRPGVDRGRAMAALRRYGLADSGDQLFRSLSGGQQARFQVLLLELSGATLLLLDEPTDNLDVLSAESLEEALGAFDGTVVAVTHDRWFARTFDRFLVFGSDGRVRETPEPVFDEGRVQRTR
- a CDS encoding DUF1801 domain-containing protein, yielding MDVDDWFAAAGDRAEELRRVDALVQAAAPGIDRQLVPMGSGAVLGYGLMPYRPRSAKETTTWPLIALAAQKRHLSVYVCAVVDGEYLAESRAAQLGKVSCGKSCIRFTSLDRVDTVALDQLVRDAVASTAEGRNHYSG
- a CDS encoding isopenicillin N synthase family dioxygenase: MTAVPLVDLTPWYEGSPAGRRQVATDVDRALCEVGFLLVTGHPVGAALRDRLRAEVRPFFALPPTEKAELACFPGGRGWVPPGAAATASDGSTVPPDLRESFTFGPEQVPPAVLGTSEEEWFGPNSWPASTPGLPAAATAFSDCCARLADDLLRVCALALDLDDDYFAGRCAGGTWSVDLTWYPARSAVGPVLPGQLRRGPHTDVGTLTVLDREPGSGGLQVRTLDGEWVDAPYVPGALTVNAGDLLARWTGDRWRSTPHRVLPPPVEVPTEELLSLVFAQVADPLAVVGTLPTAAAGPTRYVPVTAGQFLRGRMDSITVG
- a CDS encoding GNAT family N-acetyltransferase — protein: MAVSETIRLVPFEPELLPSVLPWFDHPEVQRRLGGRSWPQRELVLRSTVWAEEFRGRRVLRSHSFVVLDDAGTPVAQIGGDVYDRWTRWDPVGEQVTAVDHRRTAGAAYVVDPRRWGRGLGTAALRAFVAAPELADVEQFVLGIEPDNAASLGAARAAGFRSLTTEPDAEDMVYLHRVR
- a CDS encoding winged helix DNA-binding domain-containing protein, with protein sequence MDELSQLRMAAQRLVGPRAPSPVEAVRWLTAVQGQDLPGALTSVALRTQQGTRAAVAAALDAGEVVRSWPMRGTLHLVAAEDLPWLLELLAPKVLAGAAGRRAVVGLTDADVARARDVALAALSGGRRLGRAELLAALAEGGVRTEGQRGYHLLWWLAQTGLTCLGPTADGDQQFVLLDEWVPAPRRLEREEALGELALRFFASHGPATVKDLARWAGIGVRDVRAGLAVAAPGLERLDVDGTEHWLDPATPGRLAAARAEAAAVHLLPGFDELVLGYADRSCTVPPEHAQRIVPGNNGMFRSTAVHAGTVVGVWRTGRGKARPIELEPFGEVPADVLAAVHERYAALP
- a CDS encoding aldo/keto reductase: MEHTRLGTTGLQVSRICLGMMSFGDPARGGHPWSLPEEESRAVIKRALDAGITFFDTANVYSAGSSEEITGRALADFADREDVVLATKVHGRMRPGPNGAGLSRKAVLAELDASLTRLGTDYIDLYQIHRWDPATPIEETLEALDSAVRSGKVRYLGASSMWAWQFSKALHLAGEHGWHRFVSMQDHYNLLHREEEREMLPLCADEGIGVIPWSPLARGRLTRDWDETTNRSETDEFGRKLYNDADRVIVERVAEVAEARGVPRAQVALAWVLSKPVVTAPIVGVTKDRHLDDAVAAVDLRLSAEEIARLEEPYTPHEVVGFS
- a CDS encoding FUSC family protein: MSGSPSPLRRAAPHVLGPPLPAPRALWAAHGRRALSAGFCVTAPLALFVLLDRADLGAAAALGGFTAVYGHALPYRRRAAVSAGVALVLVAAVALGGLTGPHPFLLAAVLGLLAAGATAATAVWHVGPPGPLMAVLVGGSASALGASPAQLGQHVAAAAGAATLAWLVVMAPWLVDPAGPERRAVAAAEAAVAAGTPRDGRPDPVARAVRVAHAAVAGGSRRRPSLRPRLEEVETRFMQALPATDPAVPDPGHGVLPRRHPPLWLPTAARLGVGAWSAGTLAAALDLHSPYWAATAAVAVLLGTDARHTRARALHRVTGTLLGTILTAALFWLDLPAGPTVALIGLMLVCVELLVVNQYVLAVSLITPVSLSLVHLGAGSPPGADLIAIRLGETLVGIAVGLAAGLLLFPRTGSRRLPAAIGTTERLALAAAAAAPGTPADRALRDSLVAQHEVATAARAELFAAPGADAALRRSRQVADLGWALLGARARGEDALAAWVAARVRRDLGRG